A region of Streptomyces sp. WMMC500 DNA encodes the following proteins:
- a CDS encoding tripartite tricarboxylate transporter substrate binding protein, with the protein MRLPATLRTPFALAAAALLVLLGPPLLTEGDGAADGSRIPGLELMVPNTPGGGYDITARTVARNIEDADLGSNVEVFNLPGAGGTVGLSRLVNEHGNGKLAMSMGLGVSGAVRTNTTGHTLADTTPLARVTEEPDIVVVPADSPYRTFEDLLADWKAAPGKTPVGGGSSPGGPDHLAPMLMARAAGIVPKEVNYVPYDGGGELLASILGGKVAFGVSGVGEYLDQIEAGDLRVLAVTGGRRHPGIDAPTLRETGIDVAFTNWRGFVAPPGLSDTERKNLIHLFEKLHDTAEWRQSLKKNGWTDAFLTGEKFGDYLDAQDRRVVSVLKELGL; encoded by the coding sequence GTGCGTCTGCCGGCCACTCTACGCACCCCGTTCGCGCTCGCGGCGGCGGCGCTCCTGGTGCTCCTCGGCCCGCCCCTCCTCACGGAGGGGGACGGCGCGGCGGACGGCAGCAGGATCCCCGGCCTGGAGCTGATGGTGCCCAACACCCCGGGGGGCGGCTACGACATCACCGCCCGGACCGTCGCCAGGAACATCGAGGACGCCGATCTCGGCAGCAACGTCGAGGTCTTCAACCTCCCCGGGGCCGGCGGCACCGTGGGCCTGTCCCGGCTGGTCAACGAGCACGGCAACGGCAAGCTCGCGATGTCCATGGGGCTCGGGGTCAGCGGCGCGGTCCGTACCAACACGACCGGCCACACGCTCGCCGACACCACCCCCCTCGCGCGGGTCACCGAGGAGCCCGACATCGTCGTGGTCCCCGCCGACTCCCCGTACCGGACGTTCGAGGACCTGCTGGCCGACTGGAAGGCCGCCCCGGGCAAGACCCCGGTCGGCGGCGGCTCGTCTCCCGGCGGTCCGGACCATCTGGCGCCGATGCTGATGGCCCGGGCCGCCGGGATCGTGCCGAAGGAGGTCAACTACGTGCCGTACGACGGCGGCGGCGAACTGCTCGCGTCGATCCTCGGCGGCAAGGTCGCCTTCGGCGTCTCCGGCGTCGGCGAGTACCTCGACCAGATCGAGGCGGGCGACCTGCGGGTGCTCGCCGTCACCGGTGGCCGGCGGCACCCGGGCATCGACGCGCCGACGCTGCGCGAGACGGGCATCGACGTGGCGTTCACCAACTGGCGCGGCTTCGTCGCCCCGCCGGGGCTGTCCGACACCGAACGCAAGAACCTCATCCACCTCTTCGAGAAGCTGCACGACACCGCCGAGTGGCGGCAGTCGCTGAAGAAGAACGGCTGGACCGACGCCTTCCTCACCGGCGAGAAGTTCGGCGACTACCTCGACGCGCAGGACCGGCGCGTGGTCTCGGTGCTGAAGGAGCTGGGCCTGTGA
- a CDS encoding response regulator has protein sequence MIRVLVVDDDFMVARLHSRYVAATDGFEVAGVAHSGAEALRAVARLRPDLVLLDVYLPDMDGIGVLRRLRAGEHADTDVLVITASRDAETIRGALHGGALHYVIKPFSQAALQEQLRHFAATRARLDALDEADGVQQAHVDRLFSARPTVSGALPKGLNARTAELVERVLRAHPDGLSASECAEAAAISRVAARRYLEFFADSGRAELSLKYGGTGRPEHRYRWSA, from the coding sequence GTGATCCGGGTACTGGTGGTCGACGACGACTTCATGGTGGCCAGGCTGCACAGCCGCTACGTCGCGGCGACCGACGGCTTCGAGGTGGCAGGCGTCGCGCACAGCGGCGCCGAGGCGCTGCGCGCCGTGGCGCGGCTGCGCCCCGACTTGGTGCTGCTCGACGTCTACCTGCCGGACATGGACGGCATCGGGGTGCTGCGGCGGCTGCGCGCGGGGGAACACGCGGACACCGACGTACTCGTGATCACCGCGTCGCGGGACGCCGAAACCATCCGCGGCGCGCTGCACGGCGGCGCGCTGCACTACGTCATCAAGCCGTTCAGCCAGGCCGCGCTGCAGGAGCAGTTGCGCCACTTCGCCGCCACCCGGGCCCGGCTCGACGCGCTCGACGAGGCCGACGGCGTCCAGCAGGCCCACGTCGACCGGCTGTTCAGCGCCCGCCCCACCGTCTCGGGGGCGCTGCCCAAGGGGCTCAACGCGCGCACCGCCGAGCTGGTGGAGCGGGTGCTGCGCGCGCACCCCGACGGGCTGTCGGCCAGCGAGTGCGCGGAGGCGGCGGCGATCTCCCGGGTCGCCGCCCGGCGCTATCTGGAGTTTTTCGCCGACTCCGGCCGCGCCGAGCTGTCGCTGAAGTACGGCGGCACGGGACGGCCCGAGCACCGCTACCGCTGGTCCGCCTGA
- a CDS encoding tripartite tricarboxylate transporter permease, giving the protein MDSLTSLVDGFGTALTPAHLLWAAVGVLLGTAIGVLPGIGPAMAVALLLPVTYGLEPTAALIMFAGIYYGGMFGGSTTSILLNTPGESAAVVAAIEGNPMAKAGRGPQALAAAAIGHFAGGMIGTVLLVALAPVIADLAVDIGAPDYFALMVLAFIAVTSVLGRSRIRGFASLLVGLTIGLVGLDQMTGQERLTFGSLQLADGIDVIIVAVGLFAVGEALWVAARLRSGTQGPIPVGRPWLARADVRRTWKPWLRGPAIGFPFGAIPAGGAEIPTFLSYVTEKRLSKHPDEFGKGAIEGVAGPESAASASAAGTLVSMLTLGLPTTATAAVMLAAFQQYGIQPGPLLFDREPDLVWGLIASLFVGMFLLLLINLPLAPVWAKLLRIPRPYLYAGILFFAAVGAYAVSGEAVDLVILLVIGLIGLGMRRYGLPVLPAIVGVILGPAAEQQMRRALQLSDGALSGLVNTPFAVTVYAVIALILLWPLARLLVRRQVTSDGERARRGSRTP; this is encoded by the coding sequence ATGGACTCCCTCACCTCCCTCGTCGACGGCTTCGGCACCGCGCTGACGCCCGCCCACCTCCTCTGGGCCGCCGTCGGCGTCCTCCTCGGCACCGCCATCGGCGTGCTGCCCGGTATCGGCCCCGCGATGGCCGTCGCGCTGCTGCTCCCCGTGACGTACGGGCTGGAGCCCACCGCGGCGCTCATCATGTTCGCCGGCATCTACTACGGCGGCATGTTCGGCGGCTCCACCACCTCGATCCTGCTCAACACACCGGGCGAGAGCGCCGCGGTGGTCGCCGCCATCGAGGGCAACCCGATGGCCAAGGCGGGCCGCGGCCCGCAGGCCCTGGCCGCCGCGGCCATCGGGCACTTCGCCGGCGGCATGATCGGCACCGTCCTGCTGGTCGCGCTGGCGCCGGTGATCGCCGACCTGGCCGTCGACATCGGCGCGCCGGACTACTTCGCCCTCATGGTCCTCGCGTTCATCGCGGTGACCTCCGTGCTGGGCCGCTCCCGCATCCGCGGCTTCGCCTCCCTGCTGGTCGGGCTGACGATCGGCCTGGTCGGCCTCGACCAGATGACCGGCCAGGAGCGGCTGACGTTCGGCTCCCTGCAACTCGCCGACGGCATCGACGTCATCATCGTCGCGGTCGGCCTCTTCGCGGTCGGCGAGGCGCTGTGGGTGGCCGCCCGGCTGCGCTCGGGCACCCAGGGCCCCATCCCCGTCGGCCGGCCGTGGCTGGCGCGGGCCGATGTGCGGCGCACCTGGAAGCCGTGGCTGCGGGGACCGGCGATCGGCTTCCCGTTCGGGGCGATCCCGGCGGGCGGCGCGGAGATCCCCACGTTCCTGTCGTACGTGACGGAGAAGCGGCTGTCGAAGCACCCGGACGAGTTCGGCAAGGGCGCCATCGAAGGCGTCGCCGGGCCGGAGTCGGCGGCGTCCGCGTCCGCGGCCGGCACGCTGGTGTCGATGCTCACGCTCGGCCTGCCGACGACCGCGACGGCCGCCGTGATGCTGGCCGCGTTCCAGCAGTACGGCATCCAGCCGGGCCCGCTGCTCTTCGACCGCGAACCGGACCTGGTGTGGGGTCTGATCGCGTCGCTGTTCGTCGGGATGTTCCTGCTGCTGCTCATCAACCTGCCGCTGGCGCCGGTGTGGGCGAAGCTGCTGCGCATCCCCCGGCCGTACCTGTACGCGGGCATCCTGTTCTTCGCGGCGGTCGGCGCGTACGCCGTCAGCGGCGAGGCGGTCGACCTGGTCATCCTGCTGGTGATCGGCCTGATCGGGCTCGGCATGCGGCGCTACGGGCTGCCGGTGCTGCCCGCGATCGTCGGCGTCATCCTCGGCCCGGCGGCCGAGCAGCAGATGCGCCGGGCGCTGCAACTCAGCGACGGCGCCCTGAGCGGCCTGGTGAACACCCCGTTCGCCGTCACCGTCTACGCCGTCATCGCGCTGATCCTGCTCTGGCCCCTGGCCAGGCTGCTGGTCAGGCGGCAGGTCACCAGCGACGGAGAACGAGCCCGACGCGGATCACGAACGCCGTAG
- a CDS encoding germacradienol/geosmin synthase, whose amino-acid sequence MPPKQPFELPTFYLPWPARLNPHVEQARMHSRAWARGMGMLEGSGVWNTADLDAHDYALLCAYTHPDCSADVLSLVTDWYVWVFFFDDHFVEAFKRDRDRAGAKAHLDRLPAFMPLETTGTGGADVPEPRNPVEAGLADLWARTVPAMSAGWRRRFAQSTVNLLDESLWELANIDEGRVANPVEYVEMRRKVGGAPWSAGLVEYAAAAEVPDRVAASRPLLVLRDTFADAVHLRNDLFSYQREVEDEGELSNGVLVMETFLGCGTQEAAERVNDLLTSRMQQFEHTALTEVPVLGAEEGLTPAEGARVAAYAKGLQDWQSGGHEWHLRSSRYMNEGAVAASPYAPGGPGAADVSLRGLLTATGATRLRSYAHVPHRRTGPSIVPELPMPYRLRLSHHLDAARARTLDWVRRMGILAPQPGVPGSYVWDARRYRGYDLPLCAAGLHPDADEEELDLASQWLAWGTYGDDYYPAVFGRSRDLAGARASNDRLKQCMPTAGGTAPPPPANALERGLADLWRRTAGPMPLERRAHFRAAVDVMLDAWLWELSNLAQNRVPDPVDYIEMRRATFGADLTMYLCRLRRGPGVPAEVYESGPVRALEKTAVDYACLLNDLFSYQKEIEYDGDLHNGVLVVQHFFGVGYPAAVRIVHDLTVGRMRQFEHVLEAGLPVLYEDLGAPEETRAAVETYVRDLQNWMAGIRNWHLHVRRYGAAELAEDAGGPGLPGGAPAGLGTAAARPAAWAGG is encoded by the coding sequence ATGCCGCCTAAGCAGCCGTTCGAACTGCCGACCTTCTACCTGCCGTGGCCCGCGCGGCTCAACCCGCACGTCGAGCAGGCGCGGATGCACTCGCGGGCCTGGGCGCGCGGGATGGGGATGCTGGAGGGCTCGGGGGTCTGGAACACCGCGGACCTCGACGCGCACGACTACGCGCTGCTGTGCGCGTACACCCACCCCGACTGCTCGGCCGACGTGCTGTCGCTGGTGACCGACTGGTACGTGTGGGTGTTCTTCTTCGACGACCACTTCGTGGAGGCGTTCAAGCGCGATCGCGACCGGGCCGGCGCCAAGGCTCACCTCGACCGGCTGCCGGCGTTCATGCCGCTGGAGACGACCGGGACGGGCGGCGCGGACGTGCCGGAGCCGCGCAACCCGGTCGAGGCGGGGCTCGCGGACCTGTGGGCGCGCACCGTGCCCGCGATGTCGGCGGGGTGGCGGCGGCGGTTCGCGCAGAGCACGGTCAACCTCCTCGACGAGTCGCTGTGGGAGCTGGCCAACATCGACGAGGGGCGGGTGGCCAACCCCGTCGAGTACGTCGAGATGCGGCGCAAGGTCGGCGGGGCGCCGTGGTCCGCGGGGCTGGTGGAGTACGCCGCCGCGGCGGAGGTGCCCGACCGGGTGGCCGCGTCCCGGCCGCTGCTGGTGCTGCGCGACACCTTCGCCGACGCCGTGCACCTGCGCAACGACCTCTTCTCGTACCAGCGCGAGGTCGAGGACGAGGGTGAGCTGAGCAACGGCGTGCTGGTGATGGAGACGTTCCTCGGCTGCGGCACGCAGGAGGCCGCCGAGCGCGTCAACGACCTGCTGACCTCCCGGATGCAGCAGTTCGAGCACACGGCGCTCACCGAGGTGCCCGTGCTCGGCGCGGAGGAGGGGCTGACGCCCGCGGAGGGCGCGCGGGTGGCGGCGTACGCGAAGGGGCTGCAGGACTGGCAGTCGGGCGGGCACGAGTGGCACCTGCGCTCCAGCCGCTACATGAACGAGGGCGCCGTGGCCGCCTCGCCGTACGCGCCCGGCGGACCCGGCGCCGCGGACGTGAGCCTGCGCGGGCTGCTGACCGCGACCGGGGCGACGCGGCTGCGCTCGTACGCGCACGTGCCGCACCGGCGGACCGGCCCGTCGATCGTGCCGGAGCTGCCCATGCCGTACCGTCTCCGGCTCTCGCACCACCTCGACGCGGCCCGGGCCCGGACGCTCGACTGGGTCCGCCGGATGGGCATCCTGGCCCCGCAGCCGGGCGTGCCGGGCTCGTACGTGTGGGACGCCCGCCGGTACCGGGGCTACGACCTTCCGCTCTGCGCCGCGGGGCTGCACCCGGACGCCGACGAGGAGGAACTGGACCTGGCGTCGCAGTGGCTGGCCTGGGGCACGTACGGGGACGACTACTACCCTGCCGTCTTCGGCCGGTCCCGCGACCTGGCCGGCGCGCGGGCCTCGAACGACCGGCTGAAGCAGTGCATGCCGACGGCCGGCGGCACCGCCCCGCCGCCCCCGGCGAACGCGCTGGAGCGCGGCCTTGCCGACCTGTGGCGGCGGACTGCCGGGCCGATGCCACTGGAGCGGCGGGCGCACTTCCGGGCGGCCGTGGACGTGATGCTCGACGCCTGGCTGTGGGAGCTGTCCAACCTGGCCCAGAACCGCGTTCCCGACCCGGTCGACTACATCGAGATGCGCCGGGCGACGTTCGGCGCGGACCTGACGATGTACCTGTGCCGGCTGCGCCGCGGACCCGGGGTGCCGGCCGAGGTGTACGAGAGCGGGCCGGTGCGCGCGCTGGAGAAGACCGCCGTCGACTACGCCTGCCTGCTCAACGACCTGTTCTCCTACCAGAAGGAGATCGAGTACGACGGCGACCTCCACAACGGCGTTCTGGTGGTGCAGCACTTCTTCGGCGTCGGCTATCCGGCGGCGGTGCGGATCGTGCACGACCTCACGGTGGGGCGGATGCGGCAGTTCGAGCACGTCCTCGAAGCCGGGCTGCCGGTGCTGTACGAGGACCTCGGGGCGCCGGAGGAGACGCGCGCGGCGGTCGAGACCTACGTGCGCGACCTGCAGAACTGGATGGCCGGGATCCGCAACTGGCACCTGCACGTGCGGCGGTACGGCGCCGCCGAGCTGGCGGAGGACGCGGGCGGCCCCGGGCTGCCGGGCGGGGCGCCGGCGGGGCTCGGCACGGCGGCGGCACGGCCGGCGGCGTGGGCCGGGGGGTGA
- a CDS encoding tripartite tricarboxylate transporter TctB family protein, whose protein sequence is MPGGPPDDRDAPDGAAGGPLAALRGRSELGVCVLLLALGVVVLTDALTMDTDYAQRGPVGPEAVPTVVGTALLVVAALLAVDVLRGGKGEAEGGEDVDLDAPSEWRTVLLLAGVFLATAFLIGEVGFPVAGALLFWGAAYALGSRAFGTDPLVAAVLSVTTYLVFNNLLGVPLPGGPLMEVL, encoded by the coding sequence ATGCCCGGAGGGCCGCCGGACGACAGGGACGCCCCGGACGGGGCCGCCGGCGGGCCACTCGCCGCGTTGCGCGGCAGGTCCGAACTCGGCGTCTGCGTCCTGCTGCTGGCCCTCGGCGTGGTGGTCCTGACCGACGCCCTGACCATGGACACCGACTACGCCCAGCGCGGCCCCGTCGGACCCGAGGCCGTCCCCACCGTCGTCGGGACCGCCCTCCTCGTCGTCGCCGCCCTCCTCGCCGTGGACGTGCTGCGCGGCGGCAAGGGTGAGGCCGAGGGCGGCGAGGACGTCGACCTCGACGCGCCCTCCGAGTGGCGCACCGTGCTGCTGCTCGCCGGGGTCTTCCTCGCCACCGCCTTCCTCATCGGCGAGGTCGGCTTCCCCGTCGCCGGAGCCCTGCTGTTCTGGGGCGCGGCCTACGCGCTGGGCAGCCGCGCGTTCGGCACCGACCCGCTCGTGGCGGCCGTGCTGTCGGTGACCACGTACCTCGTCTTCAACAACCTGCTGGGTGTCCCGCTGCCCGGCGGGCCCCTCATGGAGGTGCTGTGA
- a CDS encoding response regulator transcription factor — MIRVMLADDQVLVRAGFGALLDAQEDVAVCGEAADGEQAVALVREQRPDVVLMDIRMPVLDGLEATRRITGDPDLADVKVVMLTTFELDEYVFEAIRSGASGFLVKDTEPEELVRAVRAVVEGDALLSPGVTRRLISEFAARSKQPAAAAALDELTDREREVMALVGMGLSNEEIARRLVVSPLTAKTHVSRTMVKLGVRDRAQLVVQAYESGLVRPGWLG; from the coding sequence GTGATCCGCGTGATGCTCGCCGACGACCAGGTGCTCGTACGGGCCGGCTTCGGCGCCCTCCTCGACGCCCAGGAAGACGTGGCGGTGTGCGGCGAGGCGGCCGACGGCGAGCAGGCCGTGGCCCTCGTCCGCGAACAGCGCCCTGACGTCGTCCTCATGGACATCCGCATGCCGGTCCTCGACGGCCTGGAGGCCACCCGCCGGATCACCGGCGACCCGGACCTGGCGGACGTGAAGGTCGTCATGCTCACCACCTTCGAGCTGGACGAGTACGTCTTCGAGGCGATCCGCTCCGGCGCCTCCGGCTTCCTGGTCAAGGACACCGAGCCGGAGGAACTGGTGCGCGCGGTACGGGCGGTGGTCGAGGGCGACGCACTGCTGTCCCCGGGCGTCACCCGCCGGCTGATCTCCGAGTTCGCCGCCCGCTCCAAGCAGCCCGCGGCGGCCGCGGCGCTGGACGAGCTGACCGACCGGGAGCGGGAGGTCATGGCGCTGGTGGGCATGGGCCTGTCCAACGAGGAGATCGCCCGCAGGCTGGTGGTCAGCCCGCTGACCGCCAAGACGCACGTCAGCCGGACCATGGTCAAACTCGGCGTACGGGACCGGGCGCAACTGGTGGTGCAGGCCTACGAGTCGGGGCTGGTACGCCCCGGCTGGCTCGGCTGA
- a CDS encoding TetR/AcrR family transcriptional regulator, which produces MTRVTGARERARGEIAESIKAEARRQLADAGAARLSLRAVARELGMVSSALYRYYPSRDDLLTALIIDAYDAVGAAAERAVAAAPAADPVVRWTAACHAVRRWALAHPHEYALIYGSPVPGYAAPEATTDPASRVARALIGVAAEAADAGLLAPATVESADVLRDAEQLVRRLGVRLHPAAMARLVAAWSQLFGLVGFEVFGQFHEVVHAREQFFDRAAADLGRGVGLRTPAA; this is translated from the coding sequence ATGACGAGGGTCACCGGAGCCAGGGAGCGCGCCCGCGGCGAGATCGCCGAGAGCATCAAGGCCGAGGCCAGACGCCAGCTCGCCGACGCCGGCGCCGCCCGCCTCTCCCTGCGCGCCGTCGCCCGCGAGCTGGGCATGGTCTCCTCCGCGCTCTACCGCTACTACCCCAGCCGCGACGACCTCCTCACCGCACTGATCATCGACGCCTACGACGCCGTGGGCGCCGCCGCGGAGCGCGCCGTCGCCGCCGCGCCCGCCGCCGATCCCGTCGTCCGCTGGACCGCCGCCTGCCACGCCGTACGCCGCTGGGCGCTGGCCCACCCGCACGAGTACGCCCTCATCTACGGCTCCCCCGTCCCCGGCTACGCCGCCCCCGAAGCCACCACCGACCCCGCCTCCCGCGTCGCCCGCGCCCTGATCGGCGTCGCCGCGGAAGCCGCCGACGCCGGGCTGCTCGCCCCCGCGACCGTCGAGTCCGCCGACGTGCTCCGCGACGCCGAGCAGCTGGTGCGCCGCCTGGGCGTGCGGCTGCACCCGGCGGCGATGGCGCGGCTGGTCGCCGCCTGGTCCCAGCTCTTCGGCCTCGTCGGCTTCGAGGTGTTCGGCCAGTTCCACGAGGTCGTCCACGCCCGCGAGCAGTTCTTCGACCGGGCCGCGGCGGACCTGGGCCGCGGCGTCGGCCTGCGCACCCCCGCTGCGTAA
- a CDS encoding sensor histidine kinase, with protein MRRGGPPWWGRDDGAGGRWWPGPPAGGPHAPGGGADGPDDPAARPLPGILGRLSGRDRLPWRSTLFLTLFMIAGTRGAAQSTDRVDPFPGALGFLLAAAVLLLLRHRYPRTAAFGTVAVCLGYLAAGFPYGPVFLSAAVACFAAISVGERHAVWGALALLFAGHVAYTSLLYRWLPPGDDGGGHWGQVLFVVAWVLAVVAGGELMRTRREQWAAVRAEREQARRRRADEERLRIARELHDVLAHSISVINIQAGVGLALLDQQPEKAREALTTIKSASKEALGEVRQVLDALRTPGGAPRSPAPGLDRLGELKEQAAAAGLTVDVSVEGARAPLPPGTELAAFRIVQEALTNVVRHSGSRTARVLVRYAPALLELQVDDDGPATASGLTGGGNGLVGMRERASALGGTVDAATRPDGGFRVRARLPLPADTVNAGRATPSRDTPARDTPEERK; from the coding sequence ATGCGACGCGGAGGACCCCCCTGGTGGGGGCGGGACGACGGGGCCGGCGGCCGGTGGTGGCCGGGGCCCCCGGCCGGCGGGCCCCACGCCCCCGGCGGCGGCGCCGACGGTCCCGACGACCCGGCCGCCCGCCCGCTGCCCGGCATACTCGGCCGGCTCTCCGGCCGCGACCGCCTGCCCTGGCGCTCCACCCTCTTCCTGACCCTCTTCATGATCGCCGGCACCCGCGGCGCCGCCCAGTCCACCGACCGCGTCGACCCCTTCCCCGGCGCCCTCGGCTTCCTCCTGGCCGCCGCCGTCCTCCTCCTGCTGCGGCACCGTTACCCCCGCACCGCGGCCTTCGGCACCGTCGCCGTCTGCCTCGGCTATCTGGCCGCCGGCTTCCCGTACGGGCCGGTCTTCCTCAGCGCGGCCGTCGCCTGCTTCGCGGCGATCTCGGTGGGGGAGCGGCACGCCGTCTGGGGGGCGCTCGCACTTCTCTTCGCCGGCCACGTCGCGTACACCTCCCTTCTCTACCGCTGGCTGCCGCCCGGCGACGACGGCGGCGGCCACTGGGGCCAGGTGCTGTTCGTCGTCGCCTGGGTGCTGGCGGTGGTCGCGGGCGGCGAGTTGATGCGTACGCGCCGCGAGCAGTGGGCGGCGGTGAGGGCCGAGCGCGAGCAGGCCAGGCGCCGCCGCGCCGACGAGGAGCGGCTGCGCATCGCGCGCGAGCTGCACGACGTGCTGGCGCACAGCATCTCCGTCATCAACATCCAGGCAGGCGTCGGCCTCGCGCTCCTCGACCAGCAGCCCGAGAAGGCCCGCGAGGCGCTGACCACCATCAAGTCCGCCAGCAAGGAAGCGCTCGGCGAGGTCCGCCAGGTGCTCGACGCGCTGCGCACCCCCGGTGGCGCCCCGCGCTCGCCCGCCCCCGGCCTCGACCGGCTCGGCGAGCTGAAGGAGCAGGCCGCCGCGGCCGGCCTCACCGTGGACGTCAGCGTCGAGGGGGCTCGCGCCCCGCTGCCGCCGGGCACGGAACTCGCCGCGTTCCGCATCGTCCAGGAGGCCCTGACCAACGTCGTCCGCCACTCCGGCTCGCGCACCGCCCGGGTCCTGGTCCGCTACGCCCCGGCCCTGCTGGAGCTGCAGGTCGACGACGACGGCCCCGCCACCGCGAGCGGCCTCACCGGCGGCGGCAACGGCCTGGTCGGCATGCGCGAGCGCGCCTCCGCGCTCGGCGGCACCGTCGACGCCGCCACCCGCCCCGACGGCGGCTTCCGGGTACGGGCCCGCCTCCCGCTCCCGGCGGATACCGTGAACGCCGGCCGCGCGACCCCTTCCCGCGACACCCCCGCCCGCGACACCCCCGAGGAGCGCAAGTGA
- a CDS encoding geranylgeranyl reductase family protein, whose protein sequence is MIGAGPAGASAAYAAAGQGRRVLLLERSELPRYKTCGGGIIGLSREALPEGVELPLRDRVNAVTFTMRGRLGRTRRSRRTLFGLVNRAELDARLAEAAQRAGARLRTGVTVARVEQHGPDVPDRRTVAVHLAGGEKVLARSVVGADGSAGRTSSHVGVELEQVDLGLEAEIPVPPEVADDWRGRVLIDWGPLPGSYGWVFPKGDTLTVGVISARGDGAATKRYLEEFTARLGLAGFEPSLSSGHLTRCRAHNSPLSRGRVVVCGDAAGLLEPWTREGISYALRSGRLAGEWAVRIAEAQDAVDARRQALNYAFAVKAGLGVEMAVGRRMLAAFERHPAVFHAVLTGFRPAWHMFAKVTQGSTTLGEIVRTHPAAHRMLSLLDRKGALSGSR, encoded by the coding sequence GTGATCGGCGCGGGCCCCGCCGGAGCCTCCGCGGCGTACGCGGCCGCCGGCCAGGGCCGCCGCGTGCTGCTCCTGGAGCGTTCCGAACTGCCCCGCTACAAGACCTGCGGCGGCGGCATCATCGGGCTGTCCCGCGAGGCGCTCCCGGAGGGCGTCGAACTGCCGCTGCGCGACCGCGTCAACGCCGTGACGTTCACCATGCGCGGCCGGCTCGGCCGTACGCGCCGCTCCCGCCGCACGCTTTTCGGGCTCGTCAACCGCGCGGAGCTTGACGCCCGGCTGGCCGAGGCGGCGCAGCGCGCGGGGGCGCGGCTGCGCACCGGCGTGACGGTCGCCCGCGTCGAGCAGCACGGGCCCGACGTGCCGGACCGGCGCACGGTGGCCGTCCACCTGGCGGGCGGGGAGAAGGTGCTGGCCCGCTCCGTGGTCGGCGCGGACGGCAGCGCGGGGCGGACCAGCAGCCACGTCGGGGTGGAGCTGGAGCAGGTGGACCTGGGCCTGGAGGCGGAGATCCCGGTGCCGCCGGAGGTCGCCGACGACTGGCGCGGCCGGGTGCTCATCGACTGGGGCCCGCTGCCCGGGAGTTACGGGTGGGTCTTCCCCAAGGGCGACACCCTGACGGTCGGCGTGATCTCCGCCCGCGGCGACGGCGCGGCGACCAAGCGCTATCTGGAGGAGTTCACCGCCCGGCTAGGCCTGGCCGGCTTCGAGCCGAGCCTGTCGTCGGGGCACCTGACCCGCTGCCGCGCGCACAACTCGCCGCTGTCCCGCGGGCGGGTCGTGGTCTGCGGCGACGCCGCCGGGCTGCTGGAGCCGTGGACCCGGGAGGGCATCTCGTACGCGCTGCGCTCCGGCCGGCTCGCGGGGGAGTGGGCGGTGCGCATCGCGGAGGCGCAGGACGCGGTGGACGCGCGGCGCCAGGCGCTCAACTACGCGTTCGCCGTCAAGGCCGGCCTCGGCGTGGAGATGGCCGTGGGGCGGCGGATGCTGGCGGCCTTCGAGCGGCACCCGGCGGTGTTCCACGCGGTGCTGACCGGGTTCCGGCCGGCGTGGCACATGTTCGCGAAGGTCACGCAGGGGTCGACGACGCTCGGCGAGATCGTCCGCACCCACCCGGCGGCGCACCGGATGCTGTCGCTGCTGGACCGGAAGGGCGCGCTCAGCGGGTCTCGGTGA
- a CDS encoding nitroreductase family deazaflavin-dependent oxidoreductase: MTTHTHPYYLKAGPLASRFNKAVGWLARHGMSFMGTAELSVRGRKSGRMLRLPVNPHHHDGEQYLVSARGHSQWVRNMRAAGGGELRVGRKVRPFTVEEVPPDTAVPVLRSYLERWGWEVDQYFQGVTAASSDEELRAAAPDHPVFRLTETR; the protein is encoded by the coding sequence ATGACCACGCACACGCACCCCTACTACCTCAAGGCCGGCCCCCTGGCCTCGCGCTTCAACAAGGCGGTGGGCTGGCTCGCGCGCCACGGCATGAGCTTCATGGGCACCGCGGAGCTGTCCGTACGCGGCCGCAAGTCCGGCAGGATGCTGCGCCTGCCCGTCAACCCCCACCACCACGACGGCGAGCAGTACCTCGTCTCCGCCCGCGGCCACTCCCAGTGGGTCCGGAACATGCGCGCGGCCGGCGGCGGCGAGCTGCGCGTCGGGCGCAAGGTGCGCCCCTTCACCGTCGAGGAGGTGCCGCCCGACACCGCCGTGCCCGTGTTGCGCAGCTACCTGGAGCGCTGGGGCTGGGAGGTCGACCAGTACTTCCAGGGCGTCACGGCCGCCTCCTCCGACGAGGAACTACGCGCCGCCGCCCCCGACCACCCGGTCTTCCGCCTCACCGAGACCCGCTGA